Proteins encoded within one genomic window of Candidatus Oleimmundimicrobium sp.:
- a CDS encoding isoprenylcysteine carboxylmethyltransferase family protein translates to MHGESAYGLWSLVLINSAIFIFFAFSFVKPQSQLDWRSLGAFSAFIVALFTEMYGFPLSIYFLSGWLAEKYPGVDFLSHDNGHLLHTLLGLDGNPHFDPLHLASNILIVLGFFMLASAWSVLHKAQQNRQLANSGWYARCRHPQYLAFIVIMFGFLLQWPTIPTLIMFPVLLVVYVRLAKREEQRALEEFGEHYRDYQGRVPAWLPSLKPQLLKEGL, encoded by the coding sequence ATGCACGGTGAATCTGCATACGGCCTTTGGAGCCTCGTTCTGATCAACTCCGCCATTTTTATTTTTTTCGCCTTCAGCTTCGTCAAACCTCAAAGCCAGCTGGATTGGCGGAGTCTCGGCGCGTTTTCTGCCTTTATCGTGGCCTTGTTTACTGAAATGTACGGGTTTCCGTTAAGCATCTATTTTCTCTCCGGTTGGCTGGCGGAAAAGTACCCCGGCGTGGACTTCCTATCACACGACAACGGCCACTTGCTGCATACGCTCCTTGGACTGGACGGTAATCCGCACTTTGATCCCCTGCATCTGGCGAGCAATATCCTGATTGTTCTGGGATTCTTTATGCTGGCGTCCGCCTGGAGTGTATTGCACAAGGCACAGCAAAACCGCCAATTGGCGAACAGCGGTTGGTATGCCCGCTGCCGACACCCGCAGTACCTTGCGTTCATCGTGATCATGTTTGGTTTTTTACTTCAATGGCCTACGATCCCGACGCTGATCATGTTCCCCGTATTGCTTGTGGTCTATGTCCGCCTTGCCAAACGTGAGGAACAACGCGCGCTGGAAGAGTTTGGGGAACACTATCGCGATTATCAGGGACGCGTGCCAGCCTGGCTGCCGAGCCTGAAACCTCAACTTCTCAAGGAAGGGTTATGA
- a CDS encoding DUF2933 domain-containing protein has product MNKHSGSFWLTSKGLAAIGLIGAASYFLLIEHRDHVLPFLPYLILLACPLMHLFMHGRHGHHHSEETQSESSSHAPHRFQGEAPRVRGGQADEEENNNAR; this is encoded by the coding sequence ATGAACAAGCATTCAGGCTCCTTCTGGTTGACTTCCAAAGGTTTGGCCGCGATAGGCCTGATCGGCGCAGCAAGTTATTTTCTGCTGATCGAACATCGCGACCATGTCCTGCCGTTTCTGCCTTACCTGATCTTGCTGGCCTGCCCCTTAATGCACCTGTTTATGCATGGTAGGCATGGGCATCATCACTCAGAGGAAACCCAGTCCGAAAGCTCGTCCCATGCACCTCACCGCTTCCAAGGTGAGGCGCCGCGGGTACGAGGTGGTCAAGCGGACGAGGAGGAGAACAACAATGCACGGTGA